A DNA window from Paraclostridium bifermentans contains the following coding sequences:
- the acsD gene encoding acetyl-CoA decarbonylase/synthase complex subunit delta produces the protein MAFKMSVQKYSGKISEVEIGSGERAIKIGGENILPFYNFDGDQANTQKIGVEMLDVYPENWTSEIKNLYEDVANDSVKWAKYIEEKIEPDFICLRLEGADPNGLDKTPEECAEVAKKVLENVALPIVIAGCGNHEKDAKVFEKVAQAVDGYNCLFMSATEENYKGVGAAAGMAYGHKVGAESSVDINLAKQLNVLLTQLGVKQENIVMNVGCSAAGYGYEYVASTMDRIRLAALGQNDKTLQMPIITPVCFESWNVKESVASIEDEPAWGCPEERGISMEISTASSALAGGSNAVVLRHPKSVETIKTLISELA, from the coding sequence ATGGCATTTAAGATGTCTGTTCAAAAATACTCTGGGAAAATATCAGAGGTTGAAATAGGTTCAGGGGAAAGAGCTATAAAAATAGGAGGAGAAAACATACTTCCTTTTTATAACTTTGATGGAGATCAAGCAAATACACAAAAAATTGGTGTAGAAATGCTAGATGTATATCCAGAAAACTGGACTAGTGAAATTAAAAACTTATATGAAGATGTAGCTAATGATAGTGTTAAATGGGCTAAGTATATAGAAGAAAAAATAGAACCTGATTTTATATGTTTAAGATTAGAGGGTGCAGATCCTAATGGATTAGACAAAACTCCTGAAGAATGTGCAGAAGTTGCTAAAAAAGTTTTAGAAAATGTAGCATTGCCAATAGTAATAGCAGGATGTGGAAATCATGAAAAAGATGCAAAGGTATTTGAAAAAGTAGCTCAAGCTGTAGATGGATATAATTGCTTATTTATGTCAGCTACAGAAGAAAACTATAAAGGAGTAGGGGCTGCAGCTGGAATGGCTTATGGTCATAAAGTAGGAGCTGAATCTTCAGTTGATATAAACTTAGCTAAACAATTAAATGTTTTACTAACTCAATTAGGAGTTAAGCAAGAAAATATAGTTATGAACGTTGGATGTTCAGCAGCTGGATATGGATATGAATATGTTGCATCTACAATGGATAGAATTAGACTTGCGGCACTTGGTCAAAATGATAAAACATTACAAATGCCAATAATAACACCGGTTTGTTTTGAAAGTTGGAATGTAAAAGAGTCTGTTGCAAGTATAGAAGATGAACCAGCATGGGGTTGCCCAGAAGAAAGAGGAATATCTATGGAAATTTCAACAGCGTCAAGTGCTTTAGCTGGAGGATCAAATGCAGTAGTGCTTCGTCATCCAAAATCTGTAGAAACTATAAAAACTTTAATTAGCGAATTAGCATAA
- a CDS encoding ATP-binding protein, whose amino-acid sequence MGFNIAVAGKGGTGKTSLTGLLINCLVKENKGPILVVDADANANINEVLGLDIDVTLGQIREEINQREKQGNAFPGGMTKAQYLQYRLNTSVAEGPGYDLIVMGRSEGEGCYCYVNGILREQTDKLSDSYDYLVIDNEAGMEHLSRKTTKHIDKLLLVSDCSRRSIQAVARIRDLARELNLNVGDMQLVVNKVPNGILNDGVKEEIEKHKLDLLGVVPLDDMIYEYDSSGIPLINLPEDAKSKIAIKDIISKLELN is encoded by the coding sequence ATGGGATTTAATATTGCAGTGGCAGGGAAAGGTGGAACTGGAAAGACGAGTCTTACAGGTCTTCTAATAAACTGCTTAGTAAAAGAAAATAAGGGGCCAATATTAGTAGTTGATGCAGATGCAAATGCTAATATAAATGAAGTACTAGGATTAGATATAGATGTAACATTAGGTCAAATAAGAGAAGAAATAAACCAAAGAGAAAAACAAGGGAATGCATTTCCAGGAGGTATGACTAAAGCTCAATACTTACAATATAGACTGAATACTTCTGTAGCAGAAGGACCAGGATATGATTTGATAGTTATGGGAAGGTCTGAAGGTGAAGGTTGCTACTGTTATGTAAATGGAATTTTAAGAGAGCAAACAGATAAACTTTCAGATAGCTACGATTACCTAGTTATAGATAATGAAGCTGGTATGGAACATTTAAGTAGAAAAACTACTAAACATATAGATAAATTACTTTTAGTTAGTGACTGTTCAAGACGTAGTATTCAAGCAGTTGCAAGAATAAGAGATTTAGCTAGAGAGTTAAACTTAAATGTAGGAGATATGCAGTTAGTAGTAAATAAGGTTCCAAATGGAATTTTAAATGATGGTGTAAAAGAGGAAATAGAGAAACATAAATTAGATCTTTTAGGTGTTGTACCTTTAGATGATATGATATATGAATATGATTCTTCAGGTATACCTTTAATAAATTTACCTGAAGATGCTAAGTCAAAAATCGCTATTAAAGATATTATATCTAAATTAGAATTAAATTAG
- a CDS encoding methylenetetrahydrofolate reductase C-terminal domain-containing protein, which produces MIISENKPFEEILGYVKDAKKLVLVGCNLCASTCKSGGETEILKMKELLEAEGKEVLGYKVLDPACNLLKSKKDLKELKSEIKEADAILSLACGDGTQTVVKNIKDKPVYPANDTLFIGEVKRVGEFEEACKACGSCELAWTGGICPVTMCAKGLLNGACGGARDGKCEVNPENDCAWVLIYNRLKAINQLDNLLEVKEPKDYSKACNPRSLSLKKKEAMANA; this is translated from the coding sequence ATGATAATTTCTGAAAATAAGCCATTTGAAGAGATTTTAGGTTATGTTAAAGATGCTAAAAAACTAGTTTTAGTAGGTTGTAATCTATGCGCATCTACTTGCAAAAGTGGTGGAGAAACAGAAATTTTAAAGATGAAAGAATTGTTAGAGGCTGAAGGAAAAGAAGTTTTAGGATACAAAGTATTAGACCCTGCATGTAATCTTTTAAAATCAAAGAAAGATTTGAAAGAGTTGAAATCTGAGATAAAAGAAGCTGATGCTATATTGTCCTTAGCATGCGGAGATGGAACTCAAACAGTGGTTAAAAATATAAAAGATAAACCAGTATATCCAGCAAATGACACTTTATTTATAGGCGAAGTTAAAAGAGTTGGAGAGTTTGAGGAAGCATGTAAAGCATGTGGTTCTTGTGAACTTGCATGGACTGGAGGAATATGCCCGGTTACTATGTGTGCTAAAGGATTATTAAATGGAGCTTGCGGTGGAGCACGAGATGGAAAATGTGAAGTAAATCCTGAAAATGATTGTGCTTGGGTTCTTATATATAATAGATTAAAGGCAATAAATCAGCTTGATAACCTATTAGAAGTAAAAGAACCAAAAGATTATTCAAAAGCGTGTAACCCACGTAGCTTAAGTTTAAAGAAAAAAGAAGCTATGGCAAATGCTTAA
- the acsE gene encoding carbon monoxide dehydrogenase/acetyl-CoA synthase methytransferase subunit: MEKFMIIGERIHCISPSIRKALEERDPAPILKRAKEQLDAGAHYIDFNIGPAERDGADIMTWGVQLLQSEFNNVPLALDTANRNAIEAGLKVYNRDNGKPIINSADAGGRIELIDLAGEYQAKVIALCAKEGIPRDNDERMAYCQELLERGLMAGLEPEDMLFDPLCLVIKGMQDKQMEVLEAIKMMTEMGLLTTGGLSNVSNGCPKHVRPILDSAFAAMAMANGFSSAIVNPCDEELMRTIKSCDIIRNSSLYADSYLELNEGGFAYNV, encoded by the coding sequence ATGGAAAAATTTATGATAATAGGAGAAAGAATACACTGTATATCGCCATCAATAAGAAAAGCTTTAGAAGAGAGAGACCCAGCTCCAATACTAAAAAGAGCTAAAGAACAATTAGACGCTGGAGCTCATTACATAGATTTCAATATAGGGCCAGCTGAAAGAGATGGAGCAGATATAATGACTTGGGGTGTTCAACTACTTCAATCAGAATTTAACAATGTACCATTAGCTTTAGATACTGCAAATAGAAACGCTATAGAAGCCGGACTTAAAGTTTATAACAGAGATAATGGTAAACCTATAATAAACTCAGCTGATGCTGGTGGAAGAATAGAGCTAATAGATTTAGCAGGGGAATATCAAGCTAAAGTTATAGCTTTATGTGCCAAAGAAGGTATACCTAGAGATAATGATGAGCGTATGGCATACTGCCAAGAATTATTAGAAAGAGGATTAATGGCAGGATTAGAGCCAGAAGATATGTTATTTGACCCACTATGCTTAGTTATAAAAGGAATGCAAGACAAACAAATGGAAGTTTTAGAAGCTATAAAAATGATGACTGAAATGGGACTTTTAACAACTGGAGGGTTATCAAATGTTTCAAATGGATGTCCTAAACATGTAAGACCTATATTAGATAGTGCATTCGCAGCTATGGCTATGGCAAATGGATTTAGCTCTGCTATAGTAAACCCATGTGATGAAGAATTAATGAGAACTATAAAATCTTGTGACATAATAAGAAATTCTAGTCTTTATGCAGACTCATATTTAGAATTAAATGAAGGTGGATTTGCATATAACGTATAG
- the lpdA gene encoding dihydrolipoyl dehydrogenase, with translation MKVAVIGGGPGGYVAAIKAAMLGAEVTVIEKRKVGGTCLNVGCIPTKALLASSSLISSIKEAKDFGIHINGEVEANFDDIMNRKNKVVSQLISGIEFLFEKRGIKLVNGFGKLVDTNKIEVNKEDGSKELVEADKIILANGSQPVILPMFPYDGDKIITSDEALNLKDIPKSLLIVGGGVIGCEFGQFFRALGTEVTIVEMFDQLLPLEDKDVAKQLQRQFKKDKIKVMTGVKIEKCEIVDNEVVATLSNGKEVKAEKALLSIGRKPYLDNSGIEDIGIQLERGKIIVNENLETNVKGIYAIGDIINTPFLAHVASKEGLVAAQNAVCGNSKTVNYAAVPRCVYTEPEVAGVGKTEKELQENGIEYNTGQFDFRALGKAQAIGHFQGFIKILADKNDKIIGASIVGPHATDLLTELSLAVHLGLTVEEVGDVIHAHPTLSEGIMEALHDVHGECVHAAPKLAKA, from the coding sequence ATGAAAGTAGCAGTAATCGGAGGAGGACCAGGTGGTTATGTAGCTGCTATAAAAGCTGCTATGCTTGGGGCTGAAGTTACAGTTATAGAAAAAAGAAAAGTTGGAGGAACTTGCTTAAACGTAGGATGTATACCGACAAAAGCATTATTAGCATCATCATCATTGATATCATCTATAAAAGAAGCTAAAGATTTTGGAATACATATAAATGGAGAAGTAGAAGCCAACTTTGATGACATAATGAATAGAAAAAATAAAGTAGTAAGTCAATTAATTAGCGGAATAGAATTTTTATTTGAAAAAAGAGGAATTAAATTAGTTAATGGATTTGGAAAATTAGTAGATACAAATAAAATAGAAGTTAATAAAGAAGATGGAAGTAAAGAATTAGTAGAGGCTGATAAAATAATACTTGCAAATGGATCTCAGCCAGTTATACTACCTATGTTTCCTTATGATGGAGATAAGATTATAACTAGTGATGAAGCGTTAAATCTAAAGGATATTCCTAAGTCATTGTTAATCGTTGGCGGAGGAGTTATAGGATGTGAATTTGGTCAATTTTTTAGAGCTTTAGGAACGGAAGTAACTATTGTAGAAATGTTTGATCAATTACTTCCACTTGAAGATAAAGATGTTGCTAAACAGTTGCAAAGACAATTTAAAAAAGATAAAATTAAGGTGATGACAGGGGTTAAGATCGAAAAATGTGAAATAGTTGACAATGAGGTCGTAGCAACTCTGTCTAATGGTAAAGAAGTTAAAGCTGAAAAAGCCTTACTATCTATAGGAAGAAAACCTTATCTTGATAATTCGGGAATAGAAGATATAGGAATACAACTAGAGAGAGGCAAGATTATAGTGAATGAAAATTTAGAAACTAATGTTAAAGGTATATATGCAATTGGTGATATAATAAACACACCATTTTTAGCGCATGTAGCATCAAAGGAAGGATTAGTAGCAGCACAAAATGCTGTTTGTGGCAATTCAAAGACTGTAAATTATGCAGCAGTTCCAAGATGTGTATATACTGAACCAGAAGTTGCAGGAGTAGGGAAAACTGAAAAAGAGCTTCAAGAAAATGGTATAGAGTATAATACAGGACAATTCGATTTTAGAGCACTAGGAAAAGCTCAGGCAATAGGACATTTCCAAGGTTTCATTAAAATATTAGCAGATAAAAATGACAAAATAATAGGAGCGTCTATAGTAGGACCTCATGCAACTGATTTATTAACAGAACTATCTTTAGCAGTTCACTTAGGATTAACAGTTGAAGAAGTAGGGGATGTTATACATGCACATCCTACATTATCAGAAGGAATAATGGAAGCACTTCATGATGTTCATGGTGAATGTGTGCATGCAGCTCCTAAATTAGCAAAAGCATAA
- the acsC gene encoding acetyl-CoA decarbonylase/synthase complex subunit gamma, which produces MALKALDIFKLTPKKNCKDCGFPTCMAFCMKVASGACEIGKCPHMAQEALDKLSEATAPLMKSLKIGAGEAQYDLGGETVLFRHEKTFLNKNRFAVEFCDCMTEDEINSKLENIKAVNYIRIGEEMKVEIAALRYNSNKESYLNLINKVKQSNLTLAYMIICEDAQVAKEAVELLKGENPVVYGANKDNYKEMVEVVKNDKLVLGVNASNLEELYATTEAIQALGYKELLLDATGETMKDTFTNVVQIRRISLKEQDRTFGYPSLVFANKLAKNDPNMEVAISSIFTVKYGSIIVLDDINYAKALPLFALRQNIYTDPQRPMRVETKLYPINNPDENSPVLVTVDFALTYFIIAGEIERSKVPVWLAIPDAGGYSVLTAWAAGKFGGSSIANFIKEIGVAEKTKNRDLIIPGKVAVLKGDIEDNLPGWNVVIGTEESMELPKFLREYKANKETAMA; this is translated from the coding sequence ATGGCTTTAAAAGCTTTAGATATATTTAAATTAACACCAAAGAAAAATTGTAAAGATTGTGGTTTTCCAACTTGTATGGCGTTTTGTATGAAGGTTGCATCAGGGGCGTGTGAAATAGGAAAATGCCCTCATATGGCTCAGGAAGCTTTAGATAAATTATCAGAAGCTACTGCTCCACTTATGAAAAGTTTAAAAATTGGAGCAGGAGAAGCTCAATATGATTTAGGTGGAGAAACTGTATTATTTAGACATGAAAAAACTTTCTTAAATAAAAATAGATTTGCAGTAGAATTTTGTGACTGCATGACAGAAGATGAAATAAATTCTAAATTAGAAAATATAAAAGCTGTAAACTACATAAGAATAGGCGAAGAAATGAAAGTAGAGATAGCGGCTTTAAGATATAATTCAAATAAAGAATCATATTTAAATTTAATAAACAAAGTTAAACAAAGTAATTTAACTTTAGCATACATGATAATATGTGAAGATGCTCAAGTAGCTAAGGAAGCTGTAGAATTATTAAAAGGCGAAAATCCAGTAGTTTATGGAGCAAATAAAGATAACTACAAAGAGATGGTTGAAGTAGTTAAAAATGATAAGTTAGTATTAGGTGTAAATGCATCCAATTTAGAAGAATTATATGCTACAACAGAAGCTATACAAGCTTTAGGATATAAAGAATTGTTATTAGATGCAACAGGAGAAACAATGAAAGACACATTTACAAATGTAGTTCAAATAAGAAGAATATCTTTAAAAGAACAAGATAGAACATTTGGATACCCATCACTAGTATTTGCAAATAAATTAGCTAAAAATGATCCTAATATGGAAGTTGCTATATCTTCAATATTCACGGTTAAATATGGATCTATAATAGTATTAGATGATATAAATTATGCAAAAGCTTTACCTTTATTTGCACTTAGACAAAATATATACACAGATCCACAAAGACCAATGAGAGTAGAAACTAAACTATATCCTATAAACAATCCAGATGAAAATTCACCAGTTTTAGTTACAGTTGACTTTGCATTAACTTACTTCATAATAGCAGGAGAAATAGAAAGATCTAAAGTACCTGTATGGTTAGCGATACCAGATGCAGGAGGATATTCAGTTTTAACTGCATGGGCGGCAGGTAAGTTTGGAGGAAGTTCTATAGCTAACTTTATAAAAGAAATAGGAGTAGCTGAAAAAACTAAGAATAGAGATTTAATAATACCAGGTAAAGTAGCAGTATTAAAAGGAGATATAGAAGATAATTTACCAGGATGGAATGTAGTAATTGGAACAGAGGAATCAATGGAATTACCAAAATTCTTAAGAGAATATAAAGCCAATAAAGAAACTGCTATGGCTTAA
- a CDS encoding methylenetetrahydrofolate reductase, protein MSLLREALESGKFAITAEMAPPKGIDLSHLVECAKAVKGRVHAVNVTDFQSAVMRTTSLTTCKLLKDEGLEPVLQVTGRDRNRIAIQGELLSAGVFGIENMLALTGDHTIVGDHPQAKPVFDLDCVGILQTAQKLSQGTDMVGNQLKGSPEFYLGASVTPRYTPIEIQLLKMKKKINAGAKFFQTQAVYDIDTMREFKEHTKEMNTKILAGIIPLKSPGMAKFMNENVPGIYVPDELIDRLRSVGKENWASEGIKIAGELIQQLRDEDLCDGVHIMAIGAEENVPAILDAAKL, encoded by the coding sequence ATGAGCTTATTAAGGGAAGCTTTAGAAAGCGGTAAGTTTGCAATAACTGCTGAAATGGCTCCTCCAAAGGGAATAGACTTATCACACTTAGTAGAGTGTGCAAAAGCTGTTAAAGGAAGAGTGCATGCCGTTAATGTAACTGATTTTCAATCTGCAGTAATGAGAACAACTTCACTTACTACATGTAAATTGTTAAAAGATGAAGGATTAGAACCGGTTTTACAAGTAACTGGAAGAGATAGAAATAGAATTGCAATTCAAGGAGAATTATTATCAGCTGGTGTGTTTGGAATAGAAAACATGCTGGCATTAACAGGAGACCACACCATAGTAGGAGATCATCCTCAAGCTAAACCTGTATTTGACTTAGATTGTGTTGGAATATTACAAACAGCACAGAAACTTTCACAAGGAACAGATATGGTAGGCAATCAATTAAAAGGATCCCCGGAGTTTTATTTGGGAGCATCAGTGACACCTCGATACACACCTATTGAAATACAATTATTAAAAATGAAAAAGAAAATAAATGCAGGGGCTAAGTTTTTTCAAACTCAAGCTGTATATGATATAGATACAATGAGAGAATTTAAAGAGCATACAAAGGAAATGAATACTAAGATTTTGGCAGGTATAATTCCATTGAAATCTCCAGGAATGGCTAAATTTATGAATGAAAATGTTCCAGGTATATATGTTCCAGATGAGCTTATAGATAGATTAAGATCGGTAGGAAAAGAAAACTGGGCAAGTGAAGGAATAAAAATAGCAGGAGAATTAATTCAACAATTAAGAGATGAAGATTTATGTGATGGAGTGCATATAATGGCAATTGGAGCAGAAGAAAATGTTCCAGCAATTTTAGACGCAGCAAAATTATAA
- the acsB gene encoding acetyl-CoA decarbonylase/synthase complex subunit alpha/beta, translated as MKNLYSTVFNGSEQALEAAKGLLNEAIEKHGKDHKVEFPDTAYSLPCIYAATGKKINNLGDLEAALEIIESLINKTHLLEHVFNSGLATALAAEVIEAIKYSMSDAPYSEPCAGHITDPIIRSLGVPLVTGDIPGVAVVLGECPDAETAAKIIKDYQSKGLLTFLVGKVIDQAIEAGVKMGLELRVIPLGYDVTSVIHVVSVAIRAALIFGGLAPGDLTGLLEYTAKRVPAFVNAFGPLTDLVVSCGAGAIALGFPVITDQDVLEVPMNLLTQKDYDKFVATSLEARGIKIKITEIPIPVSFAAAFEGERIRKNDMLAEFGGNRTEAWELVRKKELSEVEDHKIEIIGSDIDQVEAVNGVVRLPLAVIVDIAGKNMQEDFEPVLERRLHYFLNYIEGVMHVGQRDITWVRISKDAVEKGFRLKHIGEVIYAKMLDEFESVVDKCQVTLITDAEEVAKLKSEYATPRYTARDERLASLVDESVDEFYTCNLCQSFAPAHVCVVTPERLGLCGAVSWLDAKATKELDKTGPCQPIIKGECLDDLKGVWQSVNDEVSAISQGAVESVTLYSILEDPMTSCGCFECICGIMPEANGFVIVNREFAGMTPVGMTFGELASMTGGGVQTPGFMGHGRQFISSKKFAYAEGGPSRIVWMPKELKDYVADKLNAAMMELHGIENFTDMICDETISTDSEGVLAYLEEKGHPALSMECVM; from the coding sequence GTGAAAAATTTGTACAGTACTGTTTTTAATGGATCCGAGCAGGCATTAGAAGCTGCAAAAGGATTGCTTAATGAAGCTATAGAAAAACATGGTAAAGACCATAAAGTTGAATTCCCAGATACGGCATATTCGCTTCCTTGCATATATGCTGCAACAGGAAAGAAAATTAATAATTTAGGAGATTTAGAAGCTGCACTAGAAATTATTGAAAGTTTAATAAATAAAACTCATTTATTAGAACATGTATTTAATTCAGGATTAGCAACAGCTTTAGCAGCAGAAGTAATAGAAGCTATAAAATACTCAATGAGTGATGCTCCATATAGTGAGCCATGTGCAGGGCATATAACAGACCCTATAATAAGATCTCTTGGAGTGCCATTAGTTACAGGAGATATACCAGGGGTTGCGGTTGTACTTGGAGAATGTCCAGATGCAGAAACTGCAGCTAAGATAATAAAAGACTATCAATCTAAAGGATTATTGACATTCTTAGTTGGTAAAGTTATAGATCAGGCTATTGAGGCTGGAGTGAAAATGGGTCTAGAGCTTAGAGTTATACCTCTAGGATATGATGTAACAAGCGTAATACATGTTGTATCAGTTGCTATAAGAGCGGCACTAATATTTGGAGGATTAGCTCCTGGCGATTTAACTGGATTACTAGAATATACAGCTAAGAGAGTTCCCGCATTTGTAAATGCATTTGGACCATTGACTGATTTAGTTGTATCTTGTGGAGCAGGAGCAATAGCTTTAGGGTTCCCAGTTATAACAGATCAAGATGTGTTAGAAGTTCCAATGAACTTATTAACTCAAAAAGATTACGATAAGTTTGTAGCAACATCTCTAGAAGCTAGAGGAATAAAAATAAAAATAACTGAAATACCAATACCAGTTTCTTTTGCAGCAGCATTTGAAGGTGAAAGAATAAGAAAAAATGATATGCTTGCTGAATTTGGTGGAAACAGAACAGAAGCTTGGGAGTTAGTTAGAAAGAAAGAGCTATCTGAAGTTGAGGATCACAAGATAGAAATTATAGGTAGTGATATAGATCAAGTTGAAGCTGTAAATGGAGTTGTAAGATTGCCTCTTGCAGTTATAGTTGATATAGCTGGTAAGAATATGCAAGAAGACTTTGAACCAGTTTTAGAAAGAAGATTACACTACTTCTTAAACTATATAGAAGGTGTAATGCATGTTGGGCAAAGAGATATAACTTGGGTAAGAATCTCTAAAGATGCTGTTGAAAAAGGATTTAGACTAAAGCATATAGGAGAAGTTATATATGCTAAGATGCTAGATGAGTTTGAATCAGTAGTTGATAAGTGTCAAGTTACTTTAATAACAGATGCGGAAGAAGTAGCTAAATTAAAATCAGAGTATGCAACTCCTAGATATACTGCTAGAGATGAAAGATTAGCTTCTCTAGTAGATGAAAGTGTTGATGAATTCTATACTTGTAATTTATGTCAGTCATTTGCACCTGCACATGTTTGTGTTGTAACACCTGAAAGACTAGGTCTTTGTGGAGCTGTTAGTTGGCTAGATGCAAAAGCAACAAAAGAACTTGATAAAACAGGACCATGCCAACCTATAATAAAAGGTGAATGCTTAGATGACTTAAAAGGTGTATGGCAATCAGTAAATGATGAAGTAAGTGCTATATCTCAAGGTGCGGTTGAAAGTGTTACATTATACTCTATATTAGAAGATCCAATGACTTCATGTGGATGTTTTGAATGTATATGCGGTATAATGCCAGAAGCTAACGGATTTGTTATAGTAAATAGAGAATTTGCAGGAATGACTCCTGTTGGTATGACATTTGGAGAACTTGCTTCAATGACAGGTGGAGGAGTTCAAACTCCAGGATTTATGGGTCACGGAAGACAATTTATATCTTCTAAGAAATTTGCTTATGCAGAAGGCGGACCATCTAGAATAGTATGGATGCCTAAAGAATTAAAAGACTATGTTGCAGATAAGTTAAATGCTGCAATGATGGAATTACATGGAATAGAAAACTTCACAGATATGATTTGTGATGAAACTATATCTACAGATTCTGAAGGTGTATTAGCATACCTAGAAGAAAAAGGTCATCCAGCTTTAAGCATGGAATGTGTGATGTAA
- a CDS encoding bifunctional 5,10-methylenetetrahydrofolate dehydrogenase/5,10-methenyltetrahydrofolate cyclohydrolase — MNETNVKSQIIKGKPVADKITEDLKKEVKNLNEMGINPKLAIVRVGERPDDLAYERGALKRCQNIGIETEVVELDENISQEEFIKAVHKLNEDDKVNGILTFRPLPKHLSEDEIKYEISPKKDIDCFNPINTAKIVENDKTGYPPCTPTAVIEILKHYDINLTGANIVVLGRSMVVGKPLSMLLLNENATVNICHSKTRNLPEIASQADILVAAVGRAKMVKKDYVKDGAIVIDVGVNVDDQGNLCGDVDMEDVLDKVSMITPVPGGVGAVTTSILATNIVKACKLQNKK; from the coding sequence ATGAACGAAACTAATGTAAAATCACAGATAATAAAAGGTAAGCCTGTGGCAGATAAGATAACTGAAGATTTAAAAAAAGAAGTTAAAAATTTAAATGAAATGGGTATAAACCCTAAGTTAGCAATAGTTAGAGTAGGTGAAAGACCTGATGATTTAGCCTATGAAAGAGGAGCACTTAAAAGATGCCAAAACATAGGAATTGAAACAGAAGTAGTAGAGTTAGATGAGAATATAAGCCAAGAGGAATTTATAAAGGCTGTACATAAATTAAATGAAGATGATAAAGTTAATGGGATTTTAACATTTAGACCACTTCCAAAGCATTTAAGTGAAGATGAAATAAAATATGAGATAAGTCCTAAAAAAGATATAGATTGTTTTAATCCTATAAATACAGCTAAGATAGTAGAAAATGATAAAACTGGATATCCACCATGTACACCAACGGCAGTTATAGAGATATTAAAGCACTACGATATAAATTTAACTGGTGCAAACATTGTTGTTTTAGGAAGATCTATGGTAGTTGGAAAGCCACTATCAATGCTTTTATTAAATGAAAATGCAACTGTTAATATATGCCACTCTAAAACTAGAAATTTACCAGAAATAGCATCTCAAGCTGATATATTAGTAGCAGCAGTTGGAAGAGCTAAGATGGTTAAAAAAGACTATGTAAAAGATGGAGCAATAGTAATAGATGTAGGTGTAAATGTAGACGATCAAGGTAATTTATGTGGAGATGTTGATATGGAAGATGTATTAGACAAAGTTTCTATGATAACACCAGTACCAGGAGGCGTAGGAGCTGTAACAACTTCTATATTAGCTACTAATATAGTTAAAGCTTGTAAGTTACAAAATAAAAAATAA
- a CDS encoding cyclodeaminase/cyclohydrolase family protein, whose product MKIAQKSCIEFVDVLASKSAVPGGGGAAALTGSIGIALGSMVCNLTIGKKKYAEYEESVKCILEKARTLEKELLDMIDEDAECFLPLSKAYGLPSSTEEEKKVKDETMESALKTACEVPIKIVKVCYEAIKLHEDLVDKGSRLAISDVGVGVQCLRAAILSGQLNVFININSIKDGQYVETVRNEVNKLVEDGVRICDEVYKKVELALNK is encoded by the coding sequence ATGAAGATAGCACAAAAAAGTTGTATAGAGTTTGTAGATGTACTAGCTTCAAAATCAGCAGTTCCAGGTGGAGGTGGAGCAGCAGCTTTAACTGGATCTATAGGAATTGCATTAGGTAGTATGGTATGCAATTTAACTATAGGAAAGAAAAAATATGCTGAGTATGAAGAAAGTGTAAAATGTATATTAGAAAAAGCTAGAACTTTAGAAAAAGAATTACTAGATATGATAGATGAAGATGCAGAGTGTTTTCTTCCTTTATCAAAAGCTTACGGGTTACCTAGTTCTACAGAAGAAGAGAAAAAGGTAAAAGATGAAACTATGGAAAGTGCCCTTAAGACAGCATGTGAAGTACCAATAAAGATAGTAAAGGTATGTTATGAAGCTATAAAACTACACGAAGATTTGGTAGACAAAGGATCAAGGCTAGCAATAAGTGATGTTGGTGTTGGTGTACAATGTCTAAGAGCTGCAATTCTTAGTGGACAATTAAATGTTTTTATAAATATAAATTCTATAAAAGATGGACAATATGTTGAGACTGTTAGAAATGAAGTCAATAAGCTTGTTGAAGATGGAGTTAGAATTTGTGACGAAGTTTATAAAAAGGTTGAATTAGCTTTAAACAAATAA